A portion of the Drosophila sechellia strain sech25 chromosome 2R, ASM438219v1, whole genome shotgun sequence genome contains these proteins:
- the LOC6608052 gene encoding terminal nucleotidyltransferase 5C isoform X2: MKPENRHESYNAKCGTLDGAEPLYHQQRSNRMDVYQIDDGFHSDGGTETPPPSPSSGSSIASTSDHGSLESVDTGGTQRLAVLSFEQVSKLHDVMDEKVAIHGRGNFPTLEVTLKDLVNLVRRKLEAEVNAGGAGVLVKDIRLNGGAASHVLASEDQPYNDLDLIFAIELSSPRVFDRVKVAVLNTLLDLMPEGVCKRRIYTCSLKEAYVGKMVKVNNNNDGDRWSLISLGNSPGHKNVELKFVDTMRRQFEFSVDSFQIVLDSLLLFYDCAALPISENFYPTVVGESVYGDFQEALYHLQKKLISTRQPEEIRGGGLLKYCNLLVRNYKAVDSQLIKTLERYMCSRFFIDFPDINTQTTKLEAYLRNHFWGVDEEPLQYQYLMHLREVVEMSTVCLMGHERRQSLHLIQSLAAQVLFNKQEKQQQQQAQEKYQQQQQQQHQQNQQQQQHQQQQQQQRQHQFLDPAQQQQQQQQTQTQQQQPQQAATLTLVPQAPPTGQAQTIYVQQAAPAAVCCTSSADQTATAAPQTIQIQAGPPGLIYANGVYYAPVIPSTICTCNSTWLST, encoded by the exons ATGAAACCGGAAAATCGGCATGAGTCGTACAATGCAAAG TGCGGGACACTAGACGGAGCCGAACCGTTGTATCATCAACAGCGCAGCAACAGAATGGACGTCTACCAGATCGACGATGGATTCCACTCGGACGGCGGCACCGAGACTCCGCCGCCGTCACCCAGTTCTGGGTCATCGATCGCCTCGACCTCGGACCACGGATCGCTGGAGAGCGTGGACACTGGGGGGACGCAGCGGCTGGCCGTGCTATCGTTCGAGCAGGTGAGCAAGCTGCACGACGTCATGGACGAGAAGGTGGCCATCCATGGGCGCGGCAACTTTCCCACACTGGAGGTGACGCTCAAGGACCTGGTCAACCTGGTGCGCCGCAAGCTGGAGGCGGAGGTGAACGCCGGCGGCGCCGGGGTGTTAGTTAAGGACATCCGTCTCAACGGCGGGGCAGCTAGTCATGTTTTAGCCAGCGAGGATCAGCCGTACAATGACCTGGACCTGATATTCGCCATCGAGCTGAGTTCGCCACGCGTCTTCGACCGCGTCAAGGTGGCGGTGCTCAACACCCTGCTGGACTTGATGCCCGAGGGCGTCTGCAAGCGCCGCATATACACGTGCTCCCTGAAGGAGGCCTACGTGGGCAAGATGGTCAAGgtgaacaacaacaatgacgGCGACCGCTGGTCGCTCATATCGCTGGGCAACTCGCCGGGCCACAAGAACGTCGAGCTGAAGTTCGTGGACACGATGAGGCGCCAGTTCGAGTTCTCGGTGGACTCGTTCCAGATTGTGCTGGACTCGCTGCTGCTCTTCTACGACTGCGCCGCTCTGCCCATCTCGGAGAACTTCTATCCAACGGTGGTCGGCGAATCGGTCTACGGGGACTTCCAGGAGGCACTCTACCACTTGCAAAAGAAACTGATCTCAACGCGTCAGCCGGAGGAGATACGAGGCGGCGGCCTGCTCAAGTACTGCAATCTATTGGTGCGCAACTACAAGGCCGTCGACTCGCAGCTCATCAAGACCCTGGAGCGCTACATGTGCTCGCGCTTCTTCATCGATTTCCCGGACATCAATACGCAGACCACCAAGCTGGAGGCCTACTTGCGTAACCATTTCTGGGGCGTCGATGAGGAACCGCTGCAGTATCAGTACCTGATGCATTTACGCGAGGTAGTCGAGATGTCGACGGTCTGTCTAATGGGCCACGAGCGGCGCCAGTCGCTCCATCTAATCCAGTCGCTGGCCGCTCAGGTGCTCTTCAACAAGCaggagaagcagcagcagcagcaggcccaGGAGAAgtaccagcagcaacagcagcagcagcatcagcaaaaccagcagcagcagcagcaccagcagcagcaacagcagcagcgtcaGCATCAGTTCCTTGACCcagcgcagcagcaacagcagcagcagcagacacagacgcaacagcagcagccgcagcaggcAGCTACCCTGACCCTTGTCCCGCAGGCGCCGCCCACGGGCCAGGCGCAGACCATCTATGTGCAACAGGCCGCCCCAGCCGCCGTGTGCTGCACGAGCAGCGCGGATCAGACGGCGACAGCGGCACCACAGACCATACAGATACAGGCCGGTCCGCCGGGACTCATCTATGCCAACGGCGTCTACTATGCACCTGTGATCCCCAGCACCATCTGCACGTGCAACTCCACCTGGCTGAGCACGTGA
- the LOC6608052 gene encoding terminal nucleotidyltransferase 5C isoform X3, producing MDVYQIDDGFHSDGGTETPPPSPSSGSSIASTSDHGSLESVDTGGTQRLAVLSFEQVSKLHDVMDEKVAIHGRGNFPTLEVTLKDLVNLVRRKLEAEVNAGGAGVLVKDIRLNGGAASHVLASEDQPYNDLDLIFAIELSSPRVFDRVKVAVLNTLLDLMPEGVCKRRIYTCSLKEAYVGKMVKVNNNNDGDRWSLISLGNSPGHKNVELKFVDTMRRQFEFSVDSFQIVLDSLLLFYDCAALPISENFYPTVVGESVYGDFQEALYHLQKKLISTRQPEEIRGGGLLKYCNLLVRNYKAVDSQLIKTLERYMCSRFFIDFPDINTQTTKLEAYLRNHFWGVDEEPLQYQYLMHLREVVEMSTVCLMGHERRQSLHLIQSLAAQVLFNKQEKQQQQQAQEKYQQQQQQQHQQNQQQQQHQQQQQQQRQHQFLDPAQQQQQQQQTQTQQQQPQQAATLTLVPQAPPTGQAQTIYVQQAAPAAVCCTSSADQTATAAPQTIQIQAGPPGLIYANGVYYAPVIPSTICTCNSTWLST from the coding sequence ATGGACGTCTACCAGATCGACGATGGATTCCACTCGGACGGCGGCACCGAGACTCCGCCGCCGTCACCCAGTTCTGGGTCATCGATCGCCTCGACCTCGGACCACGGATCGCTGGAGAGCGTGGACACTGGGGGGACGCAGCGGCTGGCCGTGCTATCGTTCGAGCAGGTGAGCAAGCTGCACGACGTCATGGACGAGAAGGTGGCCATCCATGGGCGCGGCAACTTTCCCACACTGGAGGTGACGCTCAAGGACCTGGTCAACCTGGTGCGCCGCAAGCTGGAGGCGGAGGTGAACGCCGGCGGCGCCGGGGTGTTAGTTAAGGACATCCGTCTCAACGGCGGGGCAGCTAGTCATGTTTTAGCCAGCGAGGATCAGCCGTACAATGACCTGGACCTGATATTCGCCATCGAGCTGAGTTCGCCACGCGTCTTCGACCGCGTCAAGGTGGCGGTGCTCAACACCCTGCTGGACTTGATGCCCGAGGGCGTCTGCAAGCGCCGCATATACACGTGCTCCCTGAAGGAGGCCTACGTGGGCAAGATGGTCAAGgtgaacaacaacaatgacgGCGACCGCTGGTCGCTCATATCGCTGGGCAACTCGCCGGGCCACAAGAACGTCGAGCTGAAGTTCGTGGACACGATGAGGCGCCAGTTCGAGTTCTCGGTGGACTCGTTCCAGATTGTGCTGGACTCGCTGCTGCTCTTCTACGACTGCGCCGCTCTGCCCATCTCGGAGAACTTCTATCCAACGGTGGTCGGCGAATCGGTCTACGGGGACTTCCAGGAGGCACTCTACCACTTGCAAAAGAAACTGATCTCAACGCGTCAGCCGGAGGAGATACGAGGCGGCGGCCTGCTCAAGTACTGCAATCTATTGGTGCGCAACTACAAGGCCGTCGACTCGCAGCTCATCAAGACCCTGGAGCGCTACATGTGCTCGCGCTTCTTCATCGATTTCCCGGACATCAATACGCAGACCACCAAGCTGGAGGCCTACTTGCGTAACCATTTCTGGGGCGTCGATGAGGAACCGCTGCAGTATCAGTACCTGATGCATTTACGCGAGGTAGTCGAGATGTCGACGGTCTGTCTAATGGGCCACGAGCGGCGCCAGTCGCTCCATCTAATCCAGTCGCTGGCCGCTCAGGTGCTCTTCAACAAGCaggagaagcagcagcagcagcaggcccaGGAGAAgtaccagcagcaacagcagcagcagcatcagcaaaaccagcagcagcagcagcaccagcagcagcaacagcagcagcgtcaGCATCAGTTCCTTGACCcagcgcagcagcaacagcagcagcagcagacacagacgcaacagcagcagccgcagcaggcAGCTACCCTGACCCTTGTCCCGCAGGCGCCGCCCACGGGCCAGGCGCAGACCATCTATGTGCAACAGGCCGCCCCAGCCGCCGTGTGCTGCACGAGCAGCGCGGATCAGACGGCGACAGCGGCACCACAGACCATACAGATACAGGCCGGTCCGCCGGGACTCATCTATGCCAACGGCGTCTACTATGCACCTGTGATCCCCAGCACCATCTGCACGTGCAACTCCACCTGGCTGAGCACGTGA